A genomic segment from Glycine soja cultivar W05 chromosome 20, ASM419377v2, whole genome shotgun sequence encodes:
- the LOC114402388 gene encoding nitrate regulatory gene2 protein-like — translation MGCVASKLEEEEEVVAICRERKRLLKQAVEKRYALAEAHCKYFHSLNAVAAAIKLFVARHSSPSSPFLITFPPPCPSSPSPSPSHPTENVITNPMFLQQTPSETKHEAIACDSCISSTTSESSEEESEEKREGEGEEGNGEEEQHQHQQPCGYYCMPMTMPMSMSMSMPMPMSMSMPIPPSMPSPQRDFGWDFFYPFDSMRSEVMSGYHRNSDDDLRAVREEEGIPELEEEVEREEIQHKVVSVEENNNNNSNNEGAVEHVLSGVETVKVVDVATENQGEQRGLAVLDTPAEGRELLEALKDIEDHFLRAYDSGKEVTRMLEANRIPLHSSLDEIKESSTKLIHAITWKSISSRQPSCKSLTVPNVKNSSTWVEYKNDLFDDYGGMDSGSHLLTLGRLYAWEKKLFEEVKAGDNTRKNYEKKCTQLRNKNVRGDDVLSTDKTKAEVKDLYAGILVAIRRAESISKRIEKMRDEELQPQIVELLKGLTQSWKIMLESHETQKKILSEVKYFTCATYGKFCNQSHGFATLQLEAQLHNWRDCFKEYTASQKAYVEALHGWLSKFIVPEVEFYSRSKNVTMPYQFNGPPLLVICNDWLASLQKLPDKMVTVALKSVVKDVRALWLQQNKEQQQKRRVDRLTRDLERRYSSTSHKVVETKMLEFHVVDHELEVGNDQEEEECMMEKSDHLETLRRKLEVEKEKHHSSMQETQRITLHGLQSGFSLVFESLTEFSKASQKMYNGLVTYSENSDKVGNITYIEGGCNVENCNSQNGQ, via the exons atgggATGTGTTGCCTCCAAACTAGAGGAAGAAGAGGAAGTGGTGGCTATTTGTAGAGAGAGAAAGCGGCTGTTAAAGCAAGCTGTGGAGAAAAGATATGCACTTGCTGAGGCTCATTGTAAGTATTTCCACTCTCTCAATGCAGTAGCAGCGGCCATTAAGCTCTTTGTTGCACGCCACTCTTCACCTTCATCACCTTTCCTCATAACTTTCCCTCCTCCTTgcccttcttctccttctccttctccttctcatCCCACTGAGAATGTCATAACCAACCCCATGTTCCTCCAGCAGACACCCTCAGAAACCAAGCATGAAGCCATTGCTTGTGACTCATGCATCTCTTCAACAACCTCAGAGTCTTCTGAGGAAGAGAGTGAAGAAAAAAGGGAAGGAGAGGGTGAAGAAGGTAACGGAGAGGAAGagcaacatcaacatcaacaacccTGTGGGTACTATTGCATGCCTATGACTATGCCTATGTCCATGTCTATGTCTATGCCTATGCCTATGTCCATGTCTATGCCTATTCCACCTTCAATGCCATCCCCTCAGAGAGATTTTGGATGGGACTTTTTCTACCCTTTTGACAGTATGAGGAGTGAGGTTATGAGTGGCTACCACAGGAACTCGGATGATGATTTGAGGGCAGTGAGAGAGGAGGAGGGGATTCCTGAGTTAGAGGAAGAAGTGGAGAGAGAAGAGATTCAGCACAAAGTGGTGAGTGTTgaagagaataataataataatagtaataatgaaGGTGCTGTTGAGCATGTGCTGAGTGGTGTTGAAACAGTGAAGGTGGTAGATGTGGCCACTGAAAACCAAGGGGAGCAAAGGGGGCTTGCAGTTCTTGATACACCAGCAGAGGGGAGAGAGTTGCTTGAAGCTTTGAAAGACATTGAGGACCATTTTCTCAGGGCTTATGATTCTGGTAAGGAGGTAACCAGAATGCTGGAAGCCAATAGAATCCCCCTTCATTCTagtttggatgaaataaaag AAAGTTCAACTAAACTCATTCATGCAATAACATGGAAGTCCATTTCATCTAGGCAACCATCATGCAAGAGTCTTACGGTTCCAAATGTGAAAAATTCTTCAACTTGGGTGGAATATAAGAATGATCTGTTTGATGATTATGGAGGAATGGATTCGGGAAGTCATTTATTAACCTTAGGAAGGTTATATGCATGGGAAAAGAAACTGTTTGAGGAGGTTAAG GCTGGAGATAACACACGGAAAAATTACGAAAAAAAATGCACGCAGTTGAGAAATAAGAATGTTAGAGGAGATGATGTACTAAGCACAGACAAAACTAAAGCTGAAGTGAAAGATCTGTATGCTGGGATCTTGGTTGCAATTCGACGTGCAGAGTCAATCTCAAAGAGAATTGAGAAAATGAGAGATGAAGAATTACAACCTCAAATTGTTGAACTGTTAAAAGG CCTGACTCAGTCATGGAAAATCATGTTGGAGTCCCATGAAACCCAGAAGAAGATTCTATCTGAAGTCAAGTACTTCACATGCGCCACATATGGTAAATTCTGCAACCAATCTCATGGATTTGCAACTCTTCAGCTTGAAGCTCAGCTTCATAATTGGCGCGACTGCTTTAAAGAGTACACTGCATcgcaaaaagcatatgttgaagCTCTCCATGGATGGCTCAGTAAGTTCATAGTCCCTGAAGTTGAATTTTACTCAAGAAGCAAAAATGTCACAATGCCATACCAATTCAATGGGCCACCGCTGCTTGTGATATGCAACGACTGGTTGGCTTCACTGCAAAAGCTACCCGATAAAATGGTAACAGTTGCATTGAAAAGTGTTGTGAAGGATGTTAGAGCTTTGTGGCTTCAGCAAAACAAAGAGCAACAGCAGAAAAGGAGGGTAGATAGGTTAACAAGAGATCTGGAGAGAAGGTATTCTTCAACGTCACATAAAGTGGTGGAGACTAAGATGCTCGAGTTTCACGTCGTGGACCACGAATTAGAGGTGGGAAATGATCAAGAGGAGGAGGAGTGCATGATGGAGAAGAGTGATCATTTGGAGACACTGAGAAGAAAACTGGAGGTGGAGAAGGAGAAGCACCACAGTAGCATGCAAGAAACACAGAGGATCACCTTACATGGATTGCAGTCTGGGTTTTCTCTAGTGTTTGAATCATTGACAGAGTTCTCCAAAGCATCACAGAAAATGTACAATGGCCTTGTAACTTATAGTGAAAATAGTGACAAGGTTGGGAACATTACGTATATAGAGGGTGGCTGCAATGTTGAAAATTGCAACAGCCAAAACGGACAATAG
- the LOC114403631 gene encoding protein CHAPERONE-LIKE PROTEIN OF POR1, chloroplastic-like yields MAAATLSVRPDRLSPGSVFPRPPVQPPLRKPIAAPEPWRAAAPRIRIRTVAPVQASSRADDSAPFEMSVENALKLLGVSEGASFDDILRAKNAIVANCKDDQDAIAQVEAAYDMLLMQSLTQRRAGKVVNSSVRYADVKRVKSPAGGSMPQWLKNSPVSIESPSTSDLGLQAGVYGALMGLTYLNGASAPAAGYAGADVPGLLLAGSFGASLYFMTKKNVKLGKATVITIGGLVAGAVVGSAVENWLQVDIVPFLGIHSPAAVVSEIIIISQFLVSLYLR; encoded by the exons ATGGCAGCAGCCACTCTCTCCGTCCGGCCCGACCGTCTCTCGCCCGGTTCGGTGTTTCCCAGACCACCGGTTCAGCCTCCGCTGCGAAAACCAATCGCGGCGCCCGAGCCGTGGCGCGCCGCGGCGCCGCGGATACGCATCAGGACGGTGGCGCCGGTCCAGGCGAGCTCGCGCGCCGATGACTCCGCGCCGTTCGAGATGTCGGTGGAGAACGCGCTGAAGCTGCTGGGCGTGTCGGAGGGCGCTTCCTTCGACGACATACTCCGCGCCAAAAACGCAATCGTCGCCAATTGCAAAGATGACCAAGATGCCATTGCTCAG GTTGAGGCTGCATACGACATGTTGCTTATGCAGAGCCTAACTCAGCGTCGGGCAGGGAAAGTAGTGAACAGTAGTGTTCGTTATGCTGATGTCAAACGTGTGAAGTCCCCTGCTGGGGGATCAATGCCTCAATGGTTGAAGAATTCACCTGTATCTATTGAGTCACCTTCCACTAGTGATTTGGGTTTACAAGCTGGAGTGTATGGTGCATTGATGGGTTTAACTTATCTTAATGGGGCTTCTGCACCCGCCGCAGGTTATGCTGGGGCTGATGTTCCTGGACTCCTCTTGGCTGGTAGCTTTGGAGCTTCCCTGTACTTCATGACCAAAAAGAATGTTAAGTTAG GGAAGGCCACTGTCATAACCATAGGAGGGCTCGTAGCTGGTGCCGTTGTAGGGTCAGCTGTAGAGAACTGGTTGCAGGTAGATATAGTCCCATTCCTGGGCATACACTCCCCTGCTGCTGTTGTTAGTGAAATCATTATTATATCTCAATTCTTGGTTTCTCTGTACCTAAGGTAA